In one window of Candidatus Rokuibacteriota bacterium DNA:
- a CDS encoding 4-oxalocrotonate tautomerase family protein: MPFVNIRIYAGHGKERKDEIARRVTDAISEVAQVPREAIWVIIEEIDPPDWYVAGRPGDRMRK, from the coding sequence ATGCCATTCGTGAACATCCGGATCTACGCGGGGCACGGCAAGGAGCGGAAGGATGAGATCGCGCGGCGGGTGACCGACGCCATCTCGGAGGTGGCCCAGGTGCCGCGCGAGGCCATCTGGGTGATCATCGAGGAGATCGACCCGCCGGACTGGTACGTCGCCGGGAGGCCCGGGGACCGGATGAGAAAGTGA
- a CDS encoding SMP-30/gluconolactonase/LRE family protein — protein sequence MSLEARDPRLAAVVGSEVAFDRIATGCLFTEGPLWHPRDHYLLWSDMPGDHLRRWSAQDGVTTFRKPCNMSNGLTWDRQGRLLACEHASSQVSCTGADGRIAPLATHYQGKQLNSPNDIVCAADGGIYFSDPPYGRAEYYGVKREQELPFQGVYRVGADPQSPILLVDDLALPNGLCFSVDGRRLFVNDTARQHIRVFDVKADGRLSGGRIWAETVGDGPGAPDGMKIDSVGNVYCCGPGGIHVFTPEARCLGVIHVPEYTANMAWGDADYRSLYITASTSVYRLRVLVPGLPVF from the coding sequence GTGAGCCTGGAGGCCCGCGACCCCCGGCTCGCCGCCGTCGTTGGGTCGGAGGTCGCCTTCGACCGCATCGCGACCGGCTGCCTCTTCACCGAGGGCCCTCTCTGGCATCCGCGGGATCACTACCTCCTCTGGAGCGATATGCCGGGCGACCACCTGCGGCGCTGGTCGGCGCAGGACGGCGTGACCACGTTCCGCAAGCCGTGCAACATGTCCAACGGCCTGACGTGGGACCGCCAGGGGCGGCTCCTGGCCTGCGAGCACGCCTCGAGCCAGGTGTCCTGCACGGGGGCCGACGGGCGCATCGCGCCGCTGGCGACGCATTACCAGGGCAAGCAGCTCAACAGCCCCAACGACATCGTCTGCGCCGCCGATGGCGGCATCTACTTCAGCGACCCGCCGTACGGCCGGGCCGAGTACTACGGCGTCAAGCGCGAGCAGGAGCTACCCTTCCAGGGGGTCTACCGCGTGGGTGCCGACCCGCAGAGCCCGATCCTCCTGGTGGACGATCTCGCCCTGCCCAACGGGCTCTGCTTTTCGGTGGACGGCCGGCGCCTCTTCGTCAACGACACGGCCCGCCAGCACATCCGCGTCTTCGACGTGAAGGCCGACGGCAGGCTCTCGGGCGGGCGCATCTGGGCCGAGACCGTCGGCGATGGCCCGGGCGCCCCGGACGGGATGAAGATCGACTCGGTCGGGAACGTCTACTGCTGCGGGCCGGGAGGCATCCACGTGTTCACCCCGGAGGCCCGGTGCCTCGGCGTCATCCATGTGCCCGAGTACACGGCCAACATGGCCTGGGGCGATGCCGATTACCGGAGCCTGTACATCACGGCGTCCACCTCGGTCTACCGGCTGCGCGTCCTCGTCCCTGGCCTGCCGGTCTTCTGA
- a CDS encoding ABC transporter substrate-binding protein, with protein MKRLLMLMAVGVLIAGEAPAQEPIRIGAMYPLTGGGAIYGVPALAGHQLAIEEINRRGGIMGRKVESIERDDKMNPAAASATMKELITKDKVHIVLGGL; from the coding sequence ATGAAGCGATTGCTGATGCTCATGGCCGTCGGCGTGCTGATCGCCGGTGAGGCACCGGCGCAGGAGCCGATTCGCATCGGTGCGATGTATCCGCTGACAGGTGGCGGCGCGATCTACGGCGTGCCGGCGTTGGCCGGGCACCAGCTTGCGATCGAGGAGATCAACCGGCGCGGCGGCATCATGGGCCGGAAGGTCGAGTCGATCGAGCGCGACGACAAGATGAACCCCGCGGCGGCATCGGCGACGATGAAGGAGCTGATCACCAAGGACAAGGTGCACATCGTCCTCGGTGGCCTGAG